Proteins found in one Luteimonas chenhongjianii genomic segment:
- the rplE gene encoding 50S ribosomal protein L5, translating into MTTRLEQFYKDEVVPKLMEQFGYANIMQVPRLSKVTLNMGVGEAAANKKVLEHATADMAKISGQKPLVTKSRVSVASFKIRDGWPIGCKVTLRRKGMYEFIDRLINVSLPRVRDFRGVSGRSFDGRGNFNMGVKEQIIFPEIDFDQVDAIRGMDIAITTTARTNEEAKALLEAFRFPFRN; encoded by the coding sequence ATGACGACCCGTCTGGAACAGTTCTACAAGGATGAGGTGGTGCCGAAGCTCATGGAGCAGTTCGGCTACGCCAACATCATGCAGGTCCCGCGCCTGTCCAAGGTCACGCTCAACATGGGCGTGGGCGAGGCTGCTGCGAACAAGAAGGTGCTCGAGCACGCAACCGCCGACATGGCCAAGATCAGCGGCCAGAAGCCGCTGGTGACCAAGTCGCGCGTGTCGGTGGCCTCGTTCAAGATCCGCGACGGCTGGCCGATCGGCTGCAAGGTCACGCTGCGTCGCAAGGGCATGTACGAGTTCATCGATCGCCTGATCAATGTCTCGCTGCCGCGCGTGCGCGACTTCCGTGGCGTGTCCGGTCGTTCGTTCGACGGCCGTGGCAACTTCAACATGGGCGTGAAGGAACAGATCATCTTCCCGGAAATCGACTTCGACCAGGTCGACGCGATCCGCGGCATGGATATCGCCATCACCACGACCGCCCGCACCAACGAAGAAGCCAAGGCCCTGCTGGAAGCCTTCCGCTTCCCGTTCCGCAACTGA
- the rpsN gene encoding 30S ribosomal protein S14 — MAKTSMINREAKRTKLAKQHAEKRAALKKIISSPTAGYEEKADAVIKLQKLPRDSSPARQTTRCALSGRPRGVYSKFGLGRNMLRQATMRGDVPGLRKASW; from the coding sequence ATGGCAAAGACGTCCATGATCAATCGCGAGGCCAAGCGCACCAAGCTGGCCAAGCAGCATGCCGAGAAGCGTGCGGCGCTGAAGAAGATCATCAGCAGCCCGACCGCCGGCTACGAAGAAAAGGCCGATGCGGTGATCAAGCTGCAGAAGCTGCCGCGCGATTCGTCGCCGGCCCGTCAGACGACGCGCTGTGCCCTGTCCGGGCGCCCGCGTGGCGTGTACAGCAAGTTCGGCCTCGGCCGCAACATGCTGCGTCAGGCCACGATGCGTGGTGACGTGCCCGGCCTGCGCAAGGCCAGCTGGTAA
- the rpsH gene encoding 30S ribosomal protein S8 gives MSMTDPIADMLVRIRNAAAVGKQTVKMPSSKIKVAIANVLKDEGYIGEARVTENGAKAELEIVLKYYEGRPVIERLQRFSRSGLRQYRGKDALPKVLNGMGIAIISTSKGIMTDAQARQQGVGGEVLCFVA, from the coding sequence ATGAGCATGACTGATCCCATCGCCGACATGCTGGTCCGCATCAGGAATGCGGCAGCGGTCGGTAAGCAGACGGTAAAAATGCCGTCGTCCAAGATCAAGGTCGCGATCGCCAACGTCCTGAAGGACGAGGGTTACATCGGCGAAGCACGCGTGACCGAGAACGGCGCCAAGGCCGAACTCGAGATCGTCCTCAAGTATTACGAAGGCCGCCCGGTGATCGAGCGCCTGCAGCGCTTCTCGCGCTCGGGCCTGCGCCAGTATCGCGGCAAGGATGCGCTGCCGAAGGTTCTCAACGGCATGGGCATCGCCATCATCTCCACGTCGAAAGGCATCATGACCGACGCGCAGGCACGCCAGCAGGGCGTCGGCGGTGAAGTCCTGTGCTTCGTGGCTTAA
- the rplF gene encoding 50S ribosomal protein L6: protein MSRVAKKPIALPKGVELNIQSELVSVKGPKGTLSITKPANIDVKIEDGNAVLSSEDPGQTPLTGTLRAIVANMVHGVSTGFERKLELVGVGYRAALQGTDLNLSLGFSHPVVFQAPEGITLSTPTQTEILVQGADKQLVGQVAAKIRGFRPPEPYKGKGVKYSDETIIRKEAKKA from the coding sequence ATGTCCCGCGTCGCCAAGAAGCCGATCGCCCTCCCGAAGGGCGTAGAACTCAACATCCAGTCCGAGCTGGTCAGCGTGAAGGGCCCGAAGGGCACCCTCTCGATCACCAAGCCTGCCAACATCGACGTCAAGATCGAAGACGGCAATGCGGTGCTGTCGTCGGAAGATCCTGGGCAGACCCCGCTCACGGGCACCCTGCGTGCGATCGTCGCCAACATGGTCCACGGCGTGTCGACCGGTTTCGAGCGCAAGCTTGAGCTCGTCGGCGTCGGTTACCGTGCAGCGCTCCAGGGCACGGATCTCAACCTCTCGCTGGGCTTTTCGCACCCGGTCGTGTTCCAGGCGCCGGAAGGCATCACCCTGAGCACGCCGACCCAGACCGAGATTCTCGTCCAGGGCGCAGACAAGCAGCTCGTTGGTCAGGTTGCCGCCAAGATCCGCGGGTTCCGTCCGCCGGAGCCGTACAAGGGCAAGGGCGTCAAGTATTCCGACGAAACCATCATTCGCAAGGAAGCCAAGAAGGCCTAA
- the rplR gene encoding 50S ribosomal protein L18 — MSIKNNARLRRAKSTRAHIRVLGVPRLSVLRTGQHIYAQLFNADGSKVLAAASTLQADVKDGLKNGKNSDAASKVGRAIAEKAKAAGIEKVAFDRSGYRYHGRIKALADAAREGGLQF, encoded by the coding sequence ATGAGCATCAAGAACAACGCCCGTCTGCGTCGCGCCAAGAGCACCCGTGCGCATATCCGTGTCCTGGGCGTGCCGCGTCTGTCGGTGCTGCGCACCGGCCAGCACATCTACGCCCAGCTGTTCAACGCCGACGGCTCCAAGGTTCTGGCTGCGGCCAGCACCCTGCAGGCCGACGTCAAGGACGGCCTCAAGAACGGCAAGAACAGCGACGCCGCCAGCAAGGTGGGTCGCGCGATCGCCGAGAAGGCCAAGGCTGCAGGTATCGAGAAGGTCGCGTTCGACCGTTCGGGCTACCGCTACCATGGTCGCATCAAGGCGCTCGCAGACGCTGCCCGCGAAGGCGGCCTGCAGTTCTGA
- the rpsE gene encoding 30S ribosomal protein S5, protein MANERENRGRDRNRDREELDDGMIEKLITVNRVSKTVKGGRQFTFTALTVVGDGNGKVGFGYGKAREVPVAIQKSMEQARKNQKAVDLNGSTLWHTVKSRHGAANVFMQPASEGTGVIAGGAMRAVLEAVGVKDVLAKAVGSRNPINLVRATIRGLNEMHSPAQIAAKRGKKLEDIGHG, encoded by the coding sequence ATGGCAAACGAAAGGGAAAACCGCGGGCGCGACCGCAATCGCGACCGTGAGGAACTCGACGACGGCATGATCGAGAAGCTGATCACGGTCAACCGCGTCAGCAAGACCGTCAAGGGCGGTCGCCAGTTCACCTTCACCGCGCTGACGGTCGTCGGCGACGGTAACGGCAAGGTCGGTTTCGGTTACGGCAAGGCGCGCGAAGTGCCGGTCGCGATCCAGAAGTCGATGGAGCAGGCCCGCAAGAACCAGAAGGCTGTCGATCTCAACGGCAGCACGCTGTGGCACACCGTCAAGTCGCGTCATGGCGCGGCAAACGTGTTCATGCAGCCCGCGTCCGAGGGTACCGGCGTGATCGCCGGTGGCGCGATGCGCGCCGTGCTCGAGGCCGTCGGCGTCAAGGACGTGCTGGCGAAGGCGGTGGGCTCGCGCAATCCGATCAACCTGGTGCGCGCCACGATCCGCGGCCTCAACGAAATGCACTCGCCGGCGCAGATCGCTGCCAAGCGCGGCAAGAAGCTGGAGGACATTGGGCATGGCTAA
- the rpmD gene encoding 50S ribosomal protein L30 — translation MANNENTGGTVKVRLVKGMRGSQAKHRLSVRALGLNKLNDVRELKDSPQVRGLINKVHYLVRVEE, via the coding sequence ATGGCTAATAACGAGAACACTGGCGGCACCGTCAAGGTGCGCCTGGTCAAGGGCATGCGTGGCTCGCAGGCCAAGCACCGCCTGTCGGTGCGTGCGCTGGGCCTCAACAAGCTCAACGACGTGCGCGAACTGAAGGACAGCCCGCAGGTCCGTGGCCTGATCAACAAGGTCCACTATCTGGTCCGGGTCGAGGAGTAA
- the rplO gene encoding 50S ribosomal protein L15: MKLNTLKPAQGARTERTRVGRGIGSGLGKTAGRGHKGSFARSGKGKIKAGFEGGQMPLRKRLPKVGFRSKLKLDVAEVMLYQLDKLDGDIDFAALRAAKLVPSTAKRAKIVKKGEISKKLVLKGILATAGAREAIEAAGGKVEE, from the coding sequence ATGAAGCTCAACACACTCAAGCCCGCACAGGGCGCCCGCACCGAGCGTACGCGCGTCGGTCGCGGTATCGGTTCGGGCCTGGGCAAGACCGCCGGTCGCGGCCACAAGGGCTCGTTCGCGCGCTCGGGCAAGGGCAAGATCAAGGCCGGCTTCGAAGGCGGCCAGATGCCGCTGCGTAAGCGTCTGCCGAAGGTCGGCTTCCGCTCGAAGCTCAAGCTGGACGTCGCCGAAGTGATGCTCTACCAGCTCGACAAGCTCGATGGCGACATCGACTTCGCCGCGCTGCGTGCCGCCAAGCTGGTGCCCAGCACCGCCAAGCGCGCAAAGATCGTCAAGAAGGGCGAGATCAGCAAGAAGCTCGTGCTGAAGGGCATCCTGGCGACTGCTGGCGCCCGTGAGGCGATCGAAGCCGCTGGCGGCAAGGTCGAGGAGTAA
- the secY gene encoding preprotein translocase subunit SecY: MSRSGSAMGGVGAGLGKFTELRQRLLFVLGALIVYRIGCFIPVPGVNPEAMLQLMEQQQGTIVDMFNMFSGGALSRFSLFALNVIPYISASIVMQLLVQVVPSLKAIQKEGESGRRRITQWSRIGAIPLAVFQSAGIAVALQSSGANNGIPVVYAPGMGFVLTAIIALTAGTMFLVWLGEQVTERGIGNGISLIIFAGIVAGLPGAVLGTFDSLRNGDMSPIAAILLVLVVLAATFFVVFVERGQRRITVNYARRQGGRNAYMNQSSFLPLKLNMAGVIPAIFASSIIMFPATVTTWFGEATSSSGWQQALQRMAQAISPGEPLYVLLFGGLIAGFAFFYTALVFNSQETADNLKKSGALIPGIRPGKATADYIDGVLTRLTAVGAAYLVLVCLLPEFMRAEFGSSFYFGGTSLLIVVVVVMDFIAQVQSHLMSHQYESLLKKANLKGSRSGGGLSGR, from the coding sequence ATGTCGCGTAGCGGCAGCGCAATGGGCGGCGTCGGCGCCGGGCTCGGTAAGTTTACCGAGCTCCGCCAGCGCCTGCTGTTCGTGCTCGGGGCGTTGATCGTCTACCGCATCGGGTGCTTCATCCCGGTGCCGGGCGTCAATCCCGAGGCCATGCTGCAGCTGATGGAGCAGCAGCAAGGCACCATCGTGGACATGTTCAACATGTTCTCCGGCGGCGCCCTGTCGCGGTTCAGCCTGTTCGCGTTGAACGTGATTCCGTACATCTCCGCGTCGATCGTCATGCAGCTGCTCGTGCAGGTCGTGCCGAGCCTGAAGGCCATCCAGAAGGAAGGCGAATCAGGACGCCGCCGGATCACCCAGTGGTCGCGCATCGGCGCGATCCCGCTGGCGGTGTTCCAGTCGGCGGGTATCGCGGTGGCGCTGCAGAGCTCGGGTGCCAACAACGGTATTCCGGTCGTCTACGCACCGGGCATGGGCTTCGTGCTGACCGCGATCATCGCGCTCACCGCCGGCACGATGTTCCTGGTGTGGCTGGGCGAGCAGGTGACGGAGCGGGGCATCGGCAACGGTATCTCGCTGATCATCTTCGCCGGCATCGTGGCGGGTCTTCCGGGCGCCGTTCTGGGCACGTTCGATTCGTTGCGCAACGGCGACATGAGCCCGATCGCGGCGATCCTGCTGGTGCTGGTGGTGCTGGCGGCGACGTTCTTCGTGGTGTTCGTGGAGCGTGGTCAGCGTCGGATCACGGTCAATTACGCGCGCCGTCAAGGCGGTCGCAACGCGTACATGAACCAGAGCTCGTTCCTGCCGCTTAAGCTCAACATGGCGGGCGTGATTCCGGCGATCTTTGCATCGTCGATCATCATGTTCCCGGCGACGGTGACCACCTGGTTTGGCGAGGCGACCTCGTCCAGCGGCTGGCAACAGGCATTGCAGCGGATGGCGCAGGCGATTTCGCCGGGCGAGCCGCTGTACGTACTGCTGTTCGGTGGCCTGATTGCCGGCTTTGCGTTCTTCTACACGGCGCTGGTGTTCAACAGCCAGGAAACGGCGGACAACCTCAAGAAGTCGGGCGCGCTGATTCCGGGCATCCGCCCGGGCAAGGCTACGGCTGACTACATCGACGGCGTGCTGACCCGCCTCACGGCGGTCGGTGCGGCCTATCTGGTGCTGGTCTGTTTGCTGCCCGAGTTCATGCGTGCCGAGTTCGGCAGCTCCTTCTACTTCGGTGGCACGTCGCTGCTGATCGTGGTGGTGGTGGTCATGGACTTCATCGCCCAGGTCCAGTCACACCTCATGTCGCATCAGTACGAAAGCCTGCTGAAGAAGGCGAACCTGAAGGGTTCGCGCAGCGGCGGTGGCCTGAGCGGCCGCTGA
- the rpsM gene encoding 30S ribosomal protein S13 gives MARIAGVNLPAQKHVWVGLQSIYGIGRTRSKKVCEAAGVESNTKIRDLSEPEVERLRSEVGKYVVEGDLRREIGMAIKRLMDLSCYRGLRHRRGLPLRGQRTRTNARTRKGPRKAIRK, from the coding sequence ATGGCGCGTATTGCAGGTGTGAACCTGCCTGCCCAGAAGCATGTCTGGGTCGGGCTTCAGAGCATCTACGGCATCGGCCGTACCCGATCGAAGAAGGTCTGCGAAGCCGCAGGCGTTGAATCGAACACCAAGATCCGCGACCTGTCGGAGCCGGAAGTCGAGCGCTTGCGTTCGGAAGTCGGCAAGTACGTGGTCGAAGGCGACCTTCGCCGCGAAATCGGCATGGCCATCAAGCGTCTGATGGACCTGTCGTGCTACCGCGGCCTGCGTCACCGTCGTGGTCTCCCGCTGCGTGGCCAGCGCACCCGGACCAATGCACGCACCCGCAAGGGTCCGCGCAAGGCCATCAGGAAGTAA
- the rpsK gene encoding 30S ribosomal protein S11: MAKPAATKTKKKIKRVVTDGIAHVHASFNNTIITITDRQGNALSWATSGGAGFRGSRKSTPFAAQVAAEKAGKAALDYGVKSLEVRIKGPGPGRESAVRSLNNVGYKIINIIDVTPIPHNGCRPPKKRRV, encoded by the coding sequence ATGGCCAAGCCCGCAGCAACCAAGACCAAGAAGAAGATCAAGCGCGTCGTCACCGACGGCATCGCGCATGTCCACGCTTCGTTCAACAACACGATCATCACGATCACCGACCGCCAGGGCAACGCGCTCTCGTGGGCGACTTCGGGCGGTGCCGGTTTCCGCGGCTCGCGCAAGTCGACCCCGTTCGCAGCCCAGGTCGCCGCCGAGAAGGCCGGCAAGGCCGCCCTCGACTACGGCGTCAAGTCGCTGGAAGTCCGCATCAAGGGCCCGGGACCGGGTCGTGAGTCGGCCGTGCGCTCGCTGAACAACGTGGGCTACAAGATCATCAACATCATCGACGTGACGCCCATCCCGCACAACGGATGCCGCCCGCCGAAGAAGCGTCGCGTCTAA
- the rpsD gene encoding 30S ribosomal protein S4: MARYIGPTCKLARREGADLSLKSPTRALDSKCKLEQKPGQHGAGTGARRSKLSDYATQLREKQKVKRTYGLLERQFRNYYKKASNKKGNTGENLLQLLETRLDNVIYRMGFAVTRPAARQLVSHRGVTVNGQSVNLPSYQVKAGDAIALSEKAQKQLRVQEALTVWSTMDLAPSWVEVDSKAFSGVFKAVPDRGDLPADINEALIVELYSK; the protein is encoded by the coding sequence ATGGCTCGTTACATCGGTCCTACCTGTAAGCTCGCGCGCCGCGAAGGCGCCGACCTCTCCCTCAAGAGCCCGACCCGCGCGCTCGACTCGAAGTGCAAGCTGGAGCAGAAGCCCGGCCAGCACGGTGCCGGTACCGGCGCGCGTCGCAGCAAGCTGTCCGACTACGCCACCCAGCTTCGCGAGAAGCAGAAGGTCAAGCGTACGTACGGTCTGCTCGAGCGGCAGTTCCGCAACTACTACAAGAAGGCGTCGAACAAGAAGGGCAACACGGGTGAAAACCTGCTGCAGCTCCTCGAAACCCGCCTCGACAACGTCATCTACCGCATGGGCTTTGCGGTGACCCGTCCGGCCGCGCGCCAGCTGGTCTCCCATCGCGGCGTCACGGTCAACGGCCAGTCCGTCAACCTGCCGTCCTACCAGGTCAAGGCGGGCGACGCGATTGCGCTGTCCGAGAAGGCGCAGAAGCAGCTCCGCGTGCAGGAAGCGCTGACCGTATGGTCGACGATGGACCTGGCGCCGTCGTGGGTCGAAGTCGACTCCAAGGCGTTCAGTGGTGTCTTCAAGGCCGTTCCGGATCGTGGTGATCTGCCGGCAGATATCAACGAAGCGCTGATCGTCGAGCTGTACTCGAAGTAA
- a CDS encoding DNA-directed RNA polymerase subunit alpha, with product MTATANQVLRPRGPQIERLAGNRAKVVIEPLERGYGHTLGNALRRVLLSSIPGFAITEVEIDGVLHEYSTIEGLQEDVLEVLLNLKDVAIRMGTGESATLSLSKSGPGVVTAADIKTDHNVEVLNGEHIICHLTKDASINMRLKIERGFGYQPASARRRPDEETRVIGRLMLDASFSPVRRVAYEVEAARVEQRTDLDKLVLDIETNGTIDAEEAVRTAADILTDQLSVFGDFTHRDRGAAKPQTPGVDPILLRPIDDLELTVRSANCLKAESIYYIGDLIQKTEVELLKTPNLGKKSLTEIKEVLAQRGLALGMKLENWPPVGVSAHGMLG from the coding sequence ATGACGGCTACCGCCAACCAGGTCCTGCGTCCTCGCGGCCCGCAGATCGAACGCCTCGCCGGCAACCGTGCGAAGGTCGTGATCGAGCCGCTGGAGCGCGGGTACGGGCACACGCTGGGCAATGCCCTGCGTCGCGTGCTCCTGTCGTCGATTCCGGGCTTCGCGATCACCGAAGTCGAGATCGACGGCGTGCTGCACGAGTACAGCACCATCGAGGGCCTGCAGGAAGACGTGCTGGAAGTCCTGCTCAACCTCAAGGACGTCGCCATCCGCATGGGGACCGGCGAAAGCGCCACGCTGTCGCTGTCGAAGTCGGGTCCGGGCGTCGTGACTGCTGCCGACATCAAGACCGACCACAACGTCGAGGTCCTCAACGGCGAGCACATCATCTGCCACCTGACCAAGGACGCGTCGATCAACATGCGTCTGAAGATCGAGCGTGGCTTCGGTTACCAGCCGGCCTCGGCCCGTCGCCGTCCGGATGAAGAAACCCGCGTCATCGGCCGTCTGATGCTTGACGCGTCGTTCTCGCCCGTGCGCCGCGTGGCGTACGAAGTCGAAGCGGCCCGCGTCGAACAGCGCACCGACCTCGACAAGCTGGTGCTCGACATCGAGACCAACGGCACGATCGATGCCGAGGAAGCCGTGCGCACCGCCGCCGACATCCTCACCGACCAGCTGTCGGTGTTCGGCGACTTCACGCACCGCGACCGCGGCGCAGCGAAGCCGCAGACCCCGGGCGTCGACCCGATCCTGCTGCGTCCGATCGATGATCTCGAGCTGACGGTGCGTTCGGCCAACTGCCTCAAGGCCGAGAGCATCTACTACATCGGCGACCTGATCCAGAAGACCGAAGTCGAGCTGCTCAAGACCCCGAACCTCGGCAAGAAGTCGCTGACCGAGATCAAGGAAGTCCTCGCGCAGCGTGGCCTTGCCCTGGGCATGAAGCTGGAGAACTGGCCGCCGGTCGGCGTCTCCGCGCACGGCATGCTCGGCTGA
- the rplQ gene encoding 50S ribosomal protein L17: MRHQKAGRKFNRTSAHREAMFRNMAASLIKSELIKTTLPKAKELRRVAEPLITMGKVDSVANRRLAFARLRDKEAVGTLFTTLGPRYAARPGGYLRILKCGFRAGDNAPMAYVELVDRPQASAVDAE; this comes from the coding sequence ATGCGCCACCAGAAAGCCGGTCGCAAGTTCAACCGCACGAGCGCCCATCGCGAAGCGATGTTCCGCAACATGGCCGCCTCGCTGATCAAGAGCGAGCTGATCAAGACCACCCTGCCCAAGGCCAAGGAACTGCGCCGCGTCGCAGAGCCGCTGATCACCATGGGCAAGGTCGACAGCGTCGCCAATCGCCGTCTCGCCTTCGCGCGCCTGCGCGACAAGGAAGCCGTGGGCACCCTGTTCACCACGCTTGGCCCGCGCTACGCCGCGCGTCCGGGTGGCTATCTGCGCATCCTCAAGTGCGGCTTCCGCGCTGGTGACAATGCGCCGATGGCGTATGTCGAGCTGGTCGACCGCCCGCAGGCGTCGGCAGTCGACGCCGAGTAA
- a CDS encoding disulfide bond formation protein B, whose translation MNPLRWSFRALMLGGAVLCFALIGFAIYSQLQWGLEPCPLCIFQRLAFAALGVVMLVAGLHAPRGSGARATYGLLAFAAAAVGVGIAGRHVWLQMHPPGFVTCGAPFAFMRETLDTPTLIKRVLTGSGDCGTIDWTFLGLSMPAWSLLWFVLLGAVALYAGLRSGRRGRSRN comes from the coding sequence ATGAATCCTCTTCGCTGGTCGTTCCGTGCGCTGATGCTCGGCGGCGCCGTGCTGTGTTTCGCGTTGATCGGATTCGCCATCTATTCCCAGCTGCAGTGGGGTCTCGAGCCCTGTCCGCTGTGCATCTTCCAGCGCCTCGCATTTGCCGCCCTGGGTGTCGTGATGCTCGTCGCCGGCCTGCACGCGCCGCGTGGCAGCGGTGCGCGGGCCACGTATGGCCTGCTGGCCTTTGCTGCGGCGGCGGTCGGTGTGGGGATCGCCGGGCGCCATGTCTGGCTGCAGATGCATCCGCCCGGGTTCGTGACCTGCGGCGCGCCGTTCGCCTTCATGCGCGAGACCCTCGATACGCCGACGCTGATCAAGCGCGTCCTGACCGGTTCAGGCGACTGCGGCACCATCGATTGGACCTTCCTCGGCCTGTCGATGCCGGCGTGGAGCCTGCTGTGGTTCGTGCTCCTCGGGGCTGTGGCGCTGTACGCGGGCTTGCGCAGTGGGCGGCGGGGACGGTCGCGAAATTGA
- a CDS encoding class II 3-deoxy-7-phosphoheptulonate synthase, protein MQSSPAPSVMHPVHVPEDWQPESWRAYPATQLPTYPDPVALAGVQEELRALPPLVTSWEIQSLKQQLADAQEGRRFLLQGGDCAENFGDCTSDVISNRLKVLLQMSLVLVHGMRLPVVRVGRFAGQYAKPRSADTETRDGVTLPCYRGDVVNAPAFTAEARIPDPRRMVKAHARSAMTMNFVRSLIDGGFADLHHPEYWGLGWVGESPLAEEYQRMVSGLGDAVRFMETLAGTQVHNLNRVDFYTSHEALLLPYEEAQTRQVPRQRGWFNLSTHFPWIGVRTAALDGAHVEYFRGIRNPIGVKVGPTSTADALLRLIDVLNPDDEPGRLSLIHRMGATQIASRLPALLEAVQRSGRRVLWICDPMHGNTESTSNGYKTRRFDNIRSEIEQAFDIHAAAGTRLGGVHLELTGEDVTECMGGARALTEVDLERAYKSSVDPRLNYEQALETAMLIVRKQVQVGALARA, encoded by the coding sequence ATGCAGTCGTCGCCCGCCCCATCCGTGATGCATCCGGTACACGTGCCCGAAGACTGGCAGCCGGAGAGTTGGCGCGCGTACCCGGCGACGCAGCTGCCGACGTACCCGGATCCCGTGGCGCTCGCGGGCGTCCAGGAAGAGTTGCGGGCACTGCCGCCGCTGGTGACGTCGTGGGAGATCCAGAGCCTCAAGCAGCAGCTGGCCGATGCCCAGGAAGGCCGGCGGTTCCTGCTGCAGGGTGGCGACTGCGCGGAGAATTTCGGCGACTGCACCTCCGACGTGATCTCCAACCGGCTGAAGGTGCTGTTGCAGATGAGCCTGGTGCTCGTGCATGGCATGCGTCTGCCGGTGGTGCGCGTAGGGCGATTTGCCGGCCAGTACGCCAAGCCGCGCTCCGCCGATACCGAAACCCGTGATGGCGTGACCCTGCCGTGCTATCGCGGTGACGTGGTCAACGCGCCGGCATTCACGGCGGAGGCGCGGATCCCGGATCCCAGGCGGATGGTCAAGGCGCACGCGCGCTCGGCGATGACGATGAATTTCGTGCGCTCGCTGATCGACGGTGGCTTCGCCGACCTGCACCACCCCGAATACTGGGGTCTGGGCTGGGTGGGGGAATCGCCTCTGGCCGAGGAGTACCAGCGGATGGTGTCGGGGCTTGGCGACGCCGTGCGCTTCATGGAGACGCTGGCCGGCACCCAGGTCCACAACCTCAACCGCGTCGATTTCTATACCTCGCACGAGGCCTTGCTGCTGCCCTACGAAGAAGCGCAGACGCGGCAGGTGCCGCGGCAACGCGGCTGGTTCAACCTCAGCACGCATTTCCCGTGGATCGGTGTGCGCACCGCGGCGCTCGATGGCGCGCACGTCGAGTACTTCCGTGGCATCCGCAATCCGATCGGGGTGAAGGTTGGGCCCACGTCGACCGCCGACGCGCTGCTGCGCCTGATCGACGTGCTCAATCCCGACGACGAGCCGGGCCGACTGAGCCTGATCCATCGCATGGGGGCGACCCAGATCGCGTCGCGCCTCCCGGCGCTGCTCGAGGCGGTGCAACGCTCAGGGCGCAGGGTGTTGTGGATCTGCGATCCCATGCATGGCAATACCGAGTCGACGAGCAACGGTTACAAGACCCGCCGTTTCGACAATATCCGCAGCGAGATCGAGCAGGCTTTCGACATTCATGCCGCGGCCGGCACCCGTCTGGGCGGCGTGCACCTCGAGCTCACCGGCGAGGACGTCACCGAGTGCATGGGCGGCGCCCGGGCCCTGACCGAGGTCGATCTGGAGCGCGCGTACAAGAGTTCGGTGGATCCGCGCCTGAACTACGAGCAGGCGCTTGAGACCGCGATGCTGATCGTCCGCAAGCAGGTGCAGGTCGGCGCGCTCGCACGCGCATAA
- a CDS encoding DUF2127 domain-containing protein has product MSDLASASERALRGIALFEFAKGGLAVVVVAALATIGPEALQHDIAAILGRLGIHRPNAGPTLLDAITPHTVHMAIAIATIYASLRLLEGWGLWRRRAWASWLGAIGTAAYLPFELYALWQHPAWVTWGVFLLNLAVVLLLVADIHRRRRAA; this is encoded by the coding sequence GTGAGCGACCTTGCATCCGCTTCCGAACGGGCCCTGCGTGGGATCGCGCTGTTCGAGTTCGCCAAGGGCGGGCTGGCGGTGGTGGTGGTGGCGGCACTCGCAACCATAGGCCCGGAAGCGCTGCAACACGACATCGCGGCCATACTGGGCCGCCTGGGCATCCACCGCCCGAATGCGGGCCCCACACTGCTCGATGCGATTACCCCGCACACGGTGCACATGGCGATCGCGATTGCAACGATCTACGCCAGCTTGCGGCTGCTCGAGGGCTGGGGTCTGTGGCGCCGCCGGGCCTGGGCCTCGTGGCTCGGCGCGATCGGCACCGCTGCCTACCTGCCCTTCGAACTGTATGCCCTCTGGCAGCACCCGGCCTGGGTGACCTGGGGCGTGTTCCTGCTCAATCTGGCGGTCGTCCTGCTGCTCGTGGCCGATATCCACCGACGCCGGCGCGCTGCTTGA